The window aggagcacttcaACAGCTCACGCTGGCATGGGAGGCTCCTCAGCCCAGCTCCATCAGGACAGATGGACAGGGAAGAAGTGGTTGGATGTCAGGGACTGACATTAGCAACAGGGTGCAGTGAAGAGAGACAGTGGGTTCCCACATCCACCTTGAGCCTTGGTCTCATTAGGGTTCTGTGTCCCGCTCTCCACTTCTCTAGTATTGAAGGGCTGGGGTGCTTTGTTCACTCACAACACTCAGCTtaggttcttttcttttaaggaagcCTAATGAGACTTCTTAGAGGTAAGTGGCCTCTTAAAGAAGTGTATCCCCAAAGCCACAGTCACTCCTCAAAACCTCCCTAGGAGTGGAGGGCAGAGAGTGACTGCTCCCTAGAGCGCTCTCAGGAGCTCTTAATTAGATCAGCAATCCCTACATTAGTAGGGGTTCATTCATGTGTTTCGTATAGTTCAAGAGTTTACAAACCACCTGCATACACACAGTCCTATTTGACCCTCATAATGGAGAAAGCAAGGCCATTGGTGGTGGCATGGTGGTAGAACCAGGACCCAGTTCTCCTGACTTCAGCTGATGGTCTTTCCACCATCAAGACCATCGCTTTGATTAGAACCAGAATCATGGTGGGGAGATTATCCCATGGTATAAATCCCACTGGGGATAATGAGGAGCAGGACAAAGCCTCAGATTCTACCTGCCAGGCTCTCTTGGCATCAGCGTCACAGAACTGAGGGCAAAAGCGGACAGTACGGCCAAGGCAGGAACCAAAGTCACCAGAATTGAGTCAAAGGGCATAAATGTCATTGTCATGAAAATACAACAATTCTTCCAGAGCCTATTGGTTAGAACGTCCTTAGAGAATGCTTCTCCAGTCTTGCAAAGTCATGAAAGTTTCAATCTGGGAAACACCTTAGAGATCAACTCTGTTCTACAGGTgaggagctgaggcccagagagggaggtgacttgcccaaggtcatacagataCCCCACGGCAGAGCCGAGTTTCCAGTCCTGGGCTCCTGATTTGATCACGGCAAGCATGTGATTCGTGTGGAAGCTTTGAAGAGCCTCAAACAAATCCAGAGCCATGACTGAGTCACACTTTCTCAAAGGATGTCTCCTCTGTGCATCCCCAAGAGGCAGGAGCCATGTGGACCccttgaggggaggagggagagcgaCCAATCCCTGCTGCCTCCGAGGCTTCCTCCCACTCAGAATTTTATTGTGACCGTTTTCATCTCCTCCTTTCCTCACTCTTTCTTCTCACGCTCACCCCCCGTGGGTCATTCCACTGAGAATATGCAATACTTTGCCCCGTCACCCACCCTAACTCTAAACGAGGTGCGTGGGGAGAAGAGAAGTAGCGCTTGCAGAGTTTTGACCAGTTACCAGGTGCTGTGCTAACCCTGCATTTCCCTTCGGTAGACAGGTGGGCATAGCAGGCGAAGCCCTCACACCTATTCACTTTCTTCATTACACAATCCTctctctgccaaaaaaaaaacccaaaaaacaaaaactcaggaCGCAAACAGGGTCCTTCTCGAAGGTTTtcactccttccctctcctggtTGAACTGGGATGCGCTAGTCAGGTTAGGATGGGACAAACCAGATAGGAGACCAGCCGCTGAGTCCCTGCTGCCTGTGGACCCCCAGACAGGACAGCCCTAGGCCTGTCAGATCTGGGGCACCACATCCACCACACGTGTGGTTCCCAGACACCCTGTGAATATGGCAGGATCAGGGAAGCAGCCAGTCTGCTTCTCCCTGACTCCGAGCACGTGAGGTTGGGAGCAAACGACGGCAGCTGTGTCACCAAGAGTAGGAGCAGCCATTCTGGCCTCCTCGCCCTGCCTCAAACTGGGCTCCCCTAACTCCAGCCCTGTGCTCCCAGCACTTACATCCAGTGCTGAGATGGGTAGAGGCCCTCTGCCACACTCCAGGGAGCGTTCCCTAAAAGATGCTGGTCTCGGTGATGGTGTCCCTGTCCACCTGCTCTTCACCCTTCAGTGGGTCTTCGGGCCCCGGCCTCTGGCTGAGTCTGGGGCTGAGGCTGAGGGTGGGCAGGACACTGGAGCGGGTCAGCAGCATGGCGCGGCGGCTGGACGGGCTGCCGCTGGAGAGCTGCCTGCACATCCTGGGCCCCGGCCCCCCGCAGCAGGCCAGACGGCAGAGGGAACGCGGCCACAGGTGGCCGTTGAAGCCCATGTAGATCCAGGGGTTGCAGCAGCTGCTGAGGTTGCCCAAAAGCATGGAGATGGTGAAAGACACATTGGTTGAATCTGCCGAGAGAGAAGCACAAGAATTTCAGAGCTTGAAGAGACCTGGGAGAGAGTCCCGGTCCCTACTGAATGGAGAAGGAAATTGAATCCCAGAGAGGACCTGGGACTCACATGGGGTTCTATAATTAGAAAGGAACAAAGCTGGGGCATGAACCTGGGACTCCTGACTCCAGAGTCTTGCCTCACTGATTTATTTGTTCGTTTTGTACTACAGGGTGACGACAGGATCCGAGGCTTGCTCTGAGTTGACTTTTAGAGGTGCAAACATAGTCCGGGAGAGGAGCGGCCCAAATAGGAGACACTGTCTTTGTTCCAAAACCTCGATCTTGAATCCCCTAATGGATGTACAGCTAGGATGAAGCAACTTCTATAAAACATACAGGAAAAATAACCATGATTCTAGCCACGTTCAGGCACACCTCCATCCCCACTTATGTCATAGATACGGGTGCACATTGCCTTCCGAATTCTGTCCTCCTTGACCCCTAGGGGTCAGTCCCAGTCATTCTGTCATTCAGTCATTTTGCATGTGAGTATCGACTGTGCCAGGTCAGTGATAGGGACCTGGTAGGGCGATCAGTGGAGCCTGACAGCCCTACAGGTCCCATGATGTCATCTCCAACTGTGCGCCTTCTAGGTACAGAGCATCCAGGCATCCCGTTCCAGACGAGTACTTGTTCTCTGTCATCAGAAATTACATCCAAAGAATGCACCATCCTTGGCGGGTGGGGGAGCTAATTTCTCTCTTGGGCAGTCAAAATGTGAGAGTTCAAAGACTCTGATAAGATTTCTTCCAGATACAATACTCTTTCTGAAAATGGAATGAAACTTCTCATGACAAGAGGAAAGCTGCTGGGATGGGCCCCGTCCTCCTGCTAGATGCACCACGGCTACAGTTATGGCGTGGGTTGCATACTGAGTTACCCTGCTCTTCAGTGGAGGCTGTAGAATCACTGAGCACAATGCTTAAGCTGGAAGGAACCTTAGAGGTGGAATCACCAAATACAacgtcagagctggaaggaaccttaAGGGTTATGGCATAGACTTGAACCTAGGTCTTCCCTCTTCAAAGCAGCCATCCTGCACCCTGCCACCATTTCAACCAACAAACTCAAAGGCAAAGCTCAAGTGCCTGCTCTGTAAAGCACCATGAAATCTTCCGATACACAGATTTCTCATGCACCTCTCCCGAGGGTATGCTCTCCAGTGCGGTACTCATAGCCCAAGAGAAGGGAAGATACAGGGTCAGAATGTTTGAGAGAAGGCTTGAATCATAGAGTTAGGAAGCTGAAGGCACCTGGGCCTGGATGGGCAGGTCTAGGGCACAGAAGTGAGGGCAAGGAGGGAGCATCTGTAAGTGGAGGAGGGACCATCTTCAGCAACAAGCACAGCCTCCTTCAGGCTTGTCTGGGTTCTGGCCTGCTCCCCAGTTAACTTAATACCCAGGGGCTGCAGAAGACTTGGGAAGTTACTTTGGCTAAGGGGTGGTATTCATCCTGTCTGCTCCATCGACGTACATATGTAGTGCCTAGACTAGGCCAGAGACTTAGGGGTTCCAGAAGTTTCTTCACTTGGGAAACATCTGTTTGATTTGGCCTTGTCTGAGCCAGGCCCAGTGCAGGGGCTGGAGATGGGCCCGGAGCACTGGAGTCTGCAGAGGCTTCACCTCTCAGCCCCCGAGGGCAGATCCACTACTAGTCCTGGCCAGCTGCTGCACTGCATTCTGACGGAAGCTCAGCTGACAGTCGGGGGCAGGGCCAAGGGCAAGGATACAGACAGCTTCTCACCAAAGACTCAGGGACAGGCGGCCAGGAGGCTAGTTTGCTGTGGAGGGAAACTGAGTGCACTGGAAAGTAAGTCTAAAGTAATGAATGTCAGCCCGACTCAAAGGTCCCAGAGGGCTTCCAATTTTCTGAGGGAGCACATTTTCTGAGGGATACTTAGTTCCTGTACTTCATACTCAGTGAGGCTCTTGGTAAGTGGTAAGTCACTGTATACATGGGTCTCTGGGACAGGCTGATGATGACAGTGAGTACGGCAGGCGAGCAGGAAAGCCTGCGCTGGCTGAAAGGCAGGATCCCCATCTTCTTGTAGGTTCCTTGATAAAGGGGTGAATGGCCTTCTCACCCCTGGTGCCATCAGCTCAGCTGTGATCGTTGGGCATAAAGCCATGCCACGGTTAAAGCTTGGCCCGTCAAGACCTTGATTCCATTCCTGGCTCCATCTCTTACTAGCAGTGGCACTTCGGACcagttatttcacctctctgagtctcaggttaCTCAGATGTAGACAAGGTCACCCCGAAGTAGCACAAGGCCTGAATGTGTTTGGCACTAGAAAGCCCTCCTTCCTTCTATTCTGTGCTTGACTAGAGCAGGGAGGTCCCTACAGGTGGTTAGGATTAATACGCTCATTGCTTTAAAGGTAATTTATAAATAGTCTCTGGTCCAGATTGGTGTCTGAAAGGTGGTTAAGAAGGGGTATGATGGGACTGTGAGAGTTCAGTATTGCTGTCACACTTCTCTCACAGAGTTGTGTTAACAACACGAACAGCCTTCCACTTACTTCATCTCTCCAGAAGAACAAAGCATTTGGCTTAAGTGTGTCCTAGGATGAGCAAAATGAGATTAGAAACAAAAGCACAGGGAAGGGGGACCACTCCCTAAGAGCTGGTAGGAAGTGGTAGCCAGGGTCTGTTGGCCAGTGAACCCTCGGGAAGCTTCCAGAGGAAACTGTGCACAGGGCTTCCCTAGGGCAGTCACATGCTGCACCCATAATATACCCCGAGCTGTGCATAAGATGTGATGCACTGCAGAGGACACAGTCACCCCTCTTCACAGACTTGTCCCCCACTTAGGGGAGCAGGAACAGATGTCTCTGAATACCTCTCTCCAACATTTTGGGTGCCCAGACACCGCGTCTACCTTTCTGAGGACAAGTTCACCCCCAAATGGCCTGACCATCTGGCAGTGTCTAAAACTTAGGAGGCTGCCATCTACCTCACTCCAAAAAATGACCAGAACAAGGCCTTCTATGTGCCAACCGGAACACAGTCCCATTTTGTTTTTCACGTAGGAGGAAGGGCCCTCTCCTCATCACTTTCAGAGCCAGGGTTATGGGGGCGCGGGGGGCAGGAGGATGTAGTTGAGGGAAAAAACGAGGAGGCACCAGGTTTGGGTCCTACTTTTCactttgctgtgtggccttgggcaagtcatgtttcctctctgagcctctgctttctcATTAGCAAGACAAAAGTGTTGAACTTGAAATTTCAGGGTTGTGCACCAAGGCTAATTCATTGAAAGTGGCTGTTGAGAAGGAGTTCAACGTCATGTTCAGTTGCAGGGGGGAAGAGTGCTGAGAGATGTAGTTCATGGGCCACAAATTGCCATCCTGGATGGAATCATTTGAAAATCCCTTTCAAACATCTAGCAAACTGCGAGTTGCTCGGCCAAATCTACTAATGGTCATATATTTTTAGGgccaaatagtattttaaaatgtttacattagttaccaaaattttaaaatatggaaattcaCGCAAAAGATACTCACATGGCATCTTTTGGCTGGAAGGGAGTTGCAGCTGTCCCTTTTTACATGGGACAGGCACCATCTTTCCTAACTGCTTCACTTATTTGTTACCTATGTGGCCTTGTGAGCCATTGTGACCCTGTCCTAATACTCTTGTGCTCTCCTCTCCGCATTTTTCCACCTCGTGCTCCCACACCACCCCTCACCAGACCACACACTTGCCTTCATCAGGGGCATTCTCGTCCCACACAGACCACATCTGGACGCTGAAGAAAGGCGCCCAGCAGGCGATGTAGGCCAGCACAATGACGAAGGTCATCTTCACAGTCCGGATCTTGGCCCGTGAGATGGTGCTGGTGCTGCTGACCCGGGATGGCAGCCCCCGTGTGGCTGCAGCTGGTGCAGAAGGAGGTGAGGGCCGGTTCCAAGTCCTCCAACCCCCTCCTTCTACCTTCCAGGCCCCGGTCTTGACTTTTAGGTTCTTACAGATTTCATGGCAGATGAGGCTGTAGCAGGCCGTGAGCATGGCCACAGGCAGGATGAAGATGGCCAGGGTGGTCCAGGTGATGTAGGCCCGTGGCCCCCAAGGAAAGCGGAAGTCTGCCCAGCAGTCCAGCACTCCAAGAGCCCTGGATCACCTCTcgtaaagaaaaaatgaagacttGAGGGAGGCTGAGGATGGCAGCCAGCAGCCAAGGAGCTGCAATGAGAGGGTAGGTGGACCTGCTGGGCTGCTGGAGGCTGCACAGGGGGTGACAAACGGCCAGGTAGCGGTCAAGCGTCATGGCCAGCAGCATGTAGGTGGAGGCGAACATGCTGAGCACCTGCAGGTACTTGATGGCCCGGCAGAGGGGGTCGGGGCCCTGGAAGCGGTAGGTGATGTCCCACAGCAGCTGGGGCAGCACCTGGAAGAGCGCCACGCCCAGGTCCGTCAGGGCCAGGTGCAGCACGAACAGGTGCATGCGGGAGCGCTTGCGGCCGGGCTGCCCCACCGTCAGCAGCACAGTCAGGTTGCCCCCTGTCGCCAGCACCAGGACAGTGGCCAGGACGCCGATCTCCACCTTGGCCAGCTCCTCATCACGGCCCAGCCAGGGTGTGGTGGCAttggggacagagagggtgcTCCCGGGCGTGGGGCTGGTGATCCAAGGAGGCCCAGGATCCATGGTGGAAGTTTGCTGGGAGGGAacgggaggaaggagagggatggatggagagtgtgagtgtgagtgGAGAGGTTGGTTGAAGGagatggagtggggaggggaagttTTAAGATGGAAAAAAGGAGAAGGTTGGGGATGACCGGGAAAAGGCTGAAACTGGGTGGAAATCGTTAAGAAGATGGGGGTAGAGAAGACGATGGAGAATGAGATAAGGAAGGAGAAGATGCTGatcccagagaggggagggggaaccCAGGAGCGAAGGGAAGGAGGGGTCAGGGAGGCAAGGTGtcaggaaaggaagaatggatGAGGCTGTGCACGGTGAGGCCTCTGGAAGGGAAAGAAGGCTGGGGCAGCTGGCACCACTCCCAAATCCACCCCAAATTCACTCTCTCCAAACTTTTCTGGAAGCGGAAAGCGGATGTCCCTAAGCCTGCTTGGAGGCGCGCTCCCGGCCATCGGTGTCGCCCGCCGGCCTGGAAGCCCCAGCCGAGCCCACGCGCCCCGGCCGGCGTGCGGCGACCAGCGGCAGCTGGAGCGCAGCGGCTCGGCCGAGCGAGTTTTATGCTGTAGCGCAGCCCGAGCGCAGCGGCACCTCGGCTCGCCGGTTGGCTCCTGCAGAGGAGGGCGGGGTGACACCCACAGGAGGAAGGACCGAGAGcctgggtggaggggtgggggtaggTGTCGGGGGAGGGTCCT of the Balaenoptera acutorostrata unplaced genomic scaffold, mBalAcu1.1 scaffold_1051, whole genome shotgun sequence genome contains:
- the LOC103006200 gene encoding LOW QUALITY PROTEIN: vasopressin V1b receptor-like (The sequence of the model RefSeq protein was modified relative to this genomic sequence to represent the inferred CDS: deleted 1 base in 1 codon), with the protein product MDPGPPWITSPTPGSTLSVPNATTPWLGRDEELAKVEIGVLATVLVLATGGNLTVLLTVGQPGRKRSRMHLFVLHLALTDLGVALFQVLPQLLWDITYRFQGPDPLCRAIKYLQVLSMFASTYMLLAMTLDRYLAVCHPLCSLQQPSRSTYPLIAAPWLLAAILSLPQVFIFSLREVIQGSGVLDCWADFRFPWGPRAYITWTTLAIFILPVAMLTACYSLICHEICKNLKVKTGAWKVEGGGWRTWNRPSPPSAPAAATRGLPSRVSSTSTISRAKIRTVKMTFVIVLAYIACWAPFFSVQMWSVWDENAPDEDSTNVSFTISMLLGNLSSCCNPWIYMGFNGHLWPRSLCRLACCGGPGPRMCRQLSSGSPSSRRAMLLTRSSVLPTLSLSPRLSQRPGPEDPLKGEEQVDRDTITETSIF